In Prevotella sp. oral taxon 475, one DNA window encodes the following:
- a CDS encoding DUF4980 domain-containing protein — translation MAGTLQLLADNETEMKFLSKNHCLVEIKNVATRFLLLPVEEKAELCRLRIIVGNETVQAMNVRLAVGQIDYFVPVDLARYAGKHVLVDVQAAGDVHKNGSWKDHVCWSHIRLSDAFDTVNREKWRPIYHHTPAYGWMNDPNGLFYKDGLYHLYYQWNPYGSQWENMHWGHSVSRDLVHWENKGMTLAPDALGTIFSGCAVVDHENTAGFGKGAVVAFYTSAGESQMQSMAYSKDNGASFVKYDGNPVVTADVPDFRDPHVFWHRETARWVMLLAAGQEMRIYSSSNLKDWQYESAFGEGWGNHDGVWECPDLIKLPVRGTNKEKWMLICNINPGGPFGGNATQYFIGQFDGHRFTCEDQPDETKWMDYGKDHYAAITFDNAPDGRHILMAWMSNWQYANLVPTLQYRSANAVPCDIDLFEHAGKTYVGRTPAKELLALRGRRLLKRSAAARRTFDAEKGAYELLVNIKPSAAGQTRLSLQNEKGERVVLTYDVAAATLSVDRTLSGETDFSDAFKAVTTAPVRGQISGLRIFVDKSSVEVFDADGRLSLTHLVFPTQPYNTLLLQNGRGNEADVEVYELR, via the coding sequence ATGGCAGGCACGTTGCAATTGCTCGCCGACAACGAAACGGAAATGAAGTTTTTAAGTAAGAACCACTGTTTGGTGGAAATCAAGAACGTGGCAACACGCTTTCTGTTGCTGCCCGTTGAAGAGAAGGCCGAACTGTGTCGCCTGCGAATCATCGTGGGAAATGAAACCGTGCAGGCGATGAATGTGCGACTGGCTGTAGGCCAAATCGACTATTTTGTGCCTGTAGACTTGGCGCGATATGCCGGTAAACATGTCTTAGTAGATGTGCAGGCAGCTGGCGATGTGCACAAGAATGGCAGTTGGAAAGACCATGTCTGCTGGAGCCACATCCGCCTTTCTGACGCTTTCGACACGGTCAATCGCGAGAAATGGAGGCCTATCTATCATCATACGCCTGCATACGGATGGATGAACGATCCCAATGGACTGTTTTATAAAGATGGTCTCTATCACCTTTATTACCAATGGAACCCCTACGGATCTCAGTGGGAGAATATGCATTGGGGGCATTCGGTGAGTCGCGACCTGGTGCACTGGGAGAACAAAGGCATGACCCTGGCCCCTGATGCATTGGGAACGATTTTTAGTGGTTGTGCTGTTGTGGACCATGAGAATACTGCTGGTTTTGGCAAAGGGGCCGTTGTGGCGTTTTATACCTCGGCGGGTGAGAGTCAGATGCAGAGCATGGCCTACAGCAAAGACAACGGAGCCTCTTTTGTGAAGTATGATGGCAACCCGGTGGTGACGGCCGATGTGCCCGACTTTCGCGATCCGCACGTGTTCTGGCATCGGGAAACGGCGCGCTGGGTGATGCTCCTTGCGGCCGGACAAGAGATGAGAATATACTCTTCTTCCAACCTGAAGGACTGGCAATACGAGAGTGCTTTCGGCGAGGGATGGGGCAATCATGATGGTGTTTGGGAGTGTCCCGACTTGATCAAACTGCCCGTGCGCGGAACGAACAAAGAGAAATGGATGCTGATTTGCAACATCAATCCCGGCGGTCCGTTTGGCGGAAACGCTACGCAATACTTCATCGGGCAGTTTGATGGGCACCGGTTCACGTGCGAAGATCAGCCCGACGAGACGAAATGGATGGACTATGGAAAAGACCATTATGCGGCGATCACCTTCGACAATGCACCCGACGGACGGCATATCTTGATGGCCTGGATGAGCAATTGGCAATATGCCAACCTGGTGCCGACGCTGCAATATCGATCGGCCAATGCTGTTCCGTGCGATATCGACTTGTTTGAACATGCCGGAAAGACTTATGTGGGGCGTACACCGGCCAAAGAATTGCTGGCGTTGCGTGGCCGGAGGCTGCTCAAACGGTCGGCCGCGGCCCGTAGAACATTCGATGCCGAGAAGGGGGCCTATGAGCTTTTGGTCAACATAAAACCCTCGGCAGCTGGGCAAACACGACTCTCCTTACAGAATGAAAAGGGCGAAAGGGTGGTTCTTACCTATGATGTGGCGGCAGCCACGCTCTCGGTAGATCGCACACTTAGCGGCGAAACCGACTTCAGCGATGCCTTTAAGGCGGTGACAACGGCTCCGGTGCGCGGACAAATCAGTGGCCTGCGCATCTTCGTAGATAAGAGTAGCGTGGAGGTTTTCGATGCCGACGGCCGGCTCTCGCTCACCCATCTCGTCTTCCCCACTCAGCCTTATAACACTCTCCTGCTGCAAAATGGCCGTGGTAATGAGGCCGATGTGGAGGTGTACGAACTGAGATAA